The following nucleotide sequence is from Ignavibacteriales bacterium.
AATAATACAAAAATCGCTTATATTCGTAGGAATAGCGCTTGTAAATATAAACAAAAAAAAACAAAAAACAATCCCTATTTGGAATTATTTTTTTTTAAGGTACGTTACATCACATTAGACGGTAGAAATCCAAAAAAGTTGACTTAAAATCATAAATTTCTTGCCATTATCTGTTTTTCTCACTATTTTAAACAATTATGAATATTGGAATTGCTTGTTATCCAACTTATGGCGGTAGCGGCGTTGTTGCCTCCGAACTTGGGAAATCCTTGGCTGAAAGGGGACATAAAATTCATTTTATTAGCTATGCAATGCCTTTTCGGTTGGAGGGATTCAGAGAAAATATATATTATCATGAAGTTGAGATTTCTAGTTATCCACTTTTCGATTTTCCTCTATACACTCCGGCACTTGCCAGTAAAATTGTTGAGGTTGCAAAGTTTGAAAAGTTAGACATAATCCATGCTCATTACGCCATTCCTCATGCTATAAGCGCTTATTTAGCAAAGCAAATTATAAACAATACTAATATAAAGATTGTTACCACGCTTCATGGAACAGATATTACCCTCGTCGGTCTGGAGCCAAGTTATTTGCCCGTTATGAAGTTCAGCATAGAGCAAAGCGATGCAGTGACGGCAGTATCCAGATTTTTAAAAGAGAAAACTTTAACGAGCTATCAAATCAAAAAGCCGATCACCGTGATACCAAATTTCGTGGATGGTTCCAAATACAGTCGTATTACTGACGAGCATGTACGCAAACAATTTGCTCCCAATGATGAAAAGATTCTAATTCACATATCCAACTTCAGACCGCTGAAACGAGTGGGTGATGTAATTAAAATATTTAATATTGTTCGCGGAAAAGTCAAATCAAAATTATTACTCGTCGGAGATGGTCCCGATAGATCAAGCGCCGAACAGCTGGCACGGGATCTTGGGATCGTGGAAGATGTAAAATTTTTAGGTAAGCAAGTAGAAATAATTCCACTTCTCTCAATCGCCGACCTGTTTCTTATCCCAAGTCAATCAGAGAGTTTCGGTTTATCGGCGCTCGAAGCGATGGCATGCGAAGTGCCCGTGGTAGCGTCTAGTGTGGGAGGACTGCCGGAACTAGTTATTCATGGAACAACAGGATTTATTTCTGAAATCGGTGATGTTGAGAGAATGGCCAAATATGCCGTTGAACTATTGACAAATGAAACTAAACATAAAATGTTCGCTGTTGCGAGCCGGAAGCGCGCACTTGATGAGTTCGAAGAACAAGGTATTGTGTCGCAATATGAAAATTTATATGAGAATATTCTCACTGATGAAACCAACCGCACGCAAGAGATTGCTGAATCTCGATAAAAATTTTTTTATTAACTGCTAATAATCCGCTCATTATGAGATCCATTGCATTTATTCTCTTTTTCACTTTATTTTTTGCAATCTACGGTTTAATTAATTATTACATCTTAATCCGCGGATATCAATCATTATCCCAAAATTCATTCTTCCGACCTTATTATTTAATCCTTTTTATAATTATATCATTATCATTTTTTATCGGACGGATACTTGAAAATTATTGGCTGAATCCAGTTAGCCGTACGTTCGTTTGGATTGGAGCATTCTGGCTGGCTGCGATATTATATTTTATTATTGGTATTTTACTTCTTGATTTCATACGATTGTTGAATCATTTTTTTTCTATATATCCAACCTGGGTACGAAACAACTACGAATCAGTTAAAGGATTGCTCGGCGGAGGAGTACTGGTCATTGTCTTATCTGTTTTAGGATTCGGATATTGGAATGCGACCGTAATCCAAATTAAAAATTTGCATTATGTAATTAAAAATAAATCTGCCGGTCTTCAACAGATTAAAATTGTCAGCATGTCCGATATCCATCTTGGATCTATCATCGGTAAATCTAAATTCGATGCCATAGTTGAGAAAATAAATTCGTTGAATTCCGATATAGTTCTATTACCCGGCGACATTCTCGATGAAGATCTCGCTCCGGTTATCAAGGAAAATGTTGGAGAAAGTTTGAGAAAGATAGAATCCCGTTACGGAATATTCGCGGTTACAGGAAATCATGAATATATCGGAGGAGTTGAGGAGGCATGCAAGTATTTAGAATCAAATAATGTCCGAGTATTGCGCGATGAGGCAGTAAATATAAATAATACTTTATATTTAATCGGCCGTGAAGATCGTTCTATCAATAGATTCGGGAAAAAGAAGCGCATATCACTTAACGAATTAATGAAACCTATCAATAAATCATATCCTGTTGTATTAATGGATCATCAACCTTTCGATCTTCAAGAAGCAGCACATAACGGAATCGATCTTCAGCTTTCGGGGCATACTCACCACGGACAATTATGGCCCCTCAATTTTATCACGGAGATGGTTTATGAAGTGAGTTGGGGAGAGGAGTCGATCGGTAACACCTTATATTATGTTTCGTGCGGAGTTGGAACATGGGGACCGCCGGTTCGCACGGGTAATCGACCTGAGATTGTACAAATTATTCTCGATTTTCAAAATAGTTAAAAGCATGTCGACGGGAGGATAAAAAAACCTAATAATCCATCGTTCAGTTTGATCTATTCAGCTAGGATTCATTCAATTTTTGCAAATGAATAGTAGAGATTCTTGATAAAGTGATGAAAAACTCGTATTTTCATTTAGAATTTATTATAGACAACAATCACATAAGGAGAAATAATGAATAAAAAAACGCAAAACGCGTGGAAAAAACATAGAAAAAATATCCAGCGTGTCAAAGCGAAACGGAAATCGATGATTGCTGCAGGCAAAAAAGCCCAGGCAACCGCCGCTCAATAATTTTAAGGGTATCGGTTTGATACCCTTTTTATTTTTTGTAAAGAGTCATCAATAAGATGATTTACAACTTCAAAAACTGTTCGTTTGATTTCTCTAAGCGGACATATTTGATGGGAATATTAAACGTAACTCCCGACTCATTCTCTGACGGTGGTAAATTTAATAGCATCGATGGCGCTGTGAAGCATGCCCTAAAGATGGTGGATGAAGGTGCTGATATCATTGATGTCGGCGGGGAATCAACACGCCCCGGCTCTGCACAAATTTCGGTGGAAGAGGAATTAAATAGAATTCTGCCGGTGGTAGAACAATTAGTGAGACTCTCAAACGTCCCGGTATCAATCGATACTTATAAATCAGATGTGGCGGAACTTGCGCTTAAGGCAGGTGCGCTGATTGTTAACGATATCTCGGGACTTCATTATGATCCCAAAATGGCTTCGGTAGTTTCAAAATTAAATGGTTCGCTCATTATCATGCATATCAAAGGGACACCCAGAACTATGCAAATGAATCCTGAGTACATCAATTTGATCGCTGAAATTAAATCTTATTTAGAAACGAGCATCAATTTAGCGGTGGCAGGCGGAGTTAAACAAATTATTATTGATCCCGGAATTGGTTTTGGGAAAACAGTTGAGCACAATTTAAACATCATTAAGCATCTGAAAATGTTTTCGGATTTAGGATATCCTATTATGACCGGACCTTCGAGGAAATCTTTTATCGGGAAAATACTGAATGTTGATGTTGACGACAGATTAGAAGGAACCGCCGCGGCAGTTGCCGCCTGCGTAATGAATGGCTCCAATATCGTGCGAGTTCATGATGTCCGGGCTATAAAACGTGTTGTTAGTCTAATAGACGCAATATGCAAAAACTAACCTTGGTAAATAATGGAATTATTTAAAATAGGTTTTCTAACCATCACGATTGTGGATGTCTTCGACATCCTTCTTGTCTCGTTTATATTTTACCGCCTGTACATGGTAATGCGGGGAACAGTGGCGGCGCAAATATTCGTCGGCCTTATCCTTATTCTCGGCTTTTCATTCATCGCTCAGGCGAGTAATCTGAAGGCTATGAACTGGATCCTGCGAACGCTCACGGATATTTGGGTTATTGCTTTCATTGTTCTTTTCCAACCTGAACTTCGCCGGCTTCTCATCTTACTTGGAAGAAATAGAATTGTCCGCTCATTCATTAAATTAGATGTAGAAGAATCTATCGAGGAGATAGTAGGTGCATCTGCGGAGCTTGCGCGCAAACACCATGGAATGTTGGTTGTTATCGTCCGCTCAACCGGAATCCGAACTTTTGTCGATACCGGAACACCGTTGCAGGCGCGAATCAGCAAAGCCCTTCTCGTATCAATTTTTAATCCCCGTTCACCTCTGCACGATGGAGCGGTAGTAGTGCATGATAGAATTATCGAAGCAGCACGAGTAACATTACCTTTATCGCAAACCTCAACTATCGGAGATACGGTTTTAGGAATGAGACACAGAGCCGCACTGGGAATATCTGAGCAAGCGGATGTTATCGTTGTTCTTGTTTCGGAGGAAACCGGTAAAATATCGATAACAGATAATGGCATTCTTATACGCGGACTTACAACGCAAGAGCTTCGCCACGAACTTTACACGCGTTTATCTCTGATGCCGCAAAAGTCAGCAAAATCGGTTTGGAAGATTTTAAAGTCACAGCAATAGTAAGCATTCAATTAAAATGATTCAAAGGAAATTACCGAATAAATCTCCACGATTCGATTTTGAACGCGATGAGATGATTGCCCTAATCCGACAAAGGGGAATTGAAGATGAAAGACTTCTCAAAGCGATGGCGCTTGTTGATAGACGTGATTTTGTCCAAGCCGCTCTTCTAAACCGCGCGTATGATGATTGTGCTCTGCCGATAGGTCATTCTCAAACAATATCTCAACCATATACGGTCGCTTTTATGACGGAGGCGCTTGAAGTTAAGCCGGGCAAGAAAATTTTGGAGATCGGAACCGGTTCAGGTTACCAGGCAGCGATATTAGCCGCTATGGGTGCGCGTGTTTATACGATCGAGCGGAACATGGATTTGCTAAATGGCGCCAGAAAAGTATTCGAACATCTGAAATATAATATTGTATCAAAATGCGGTGACGGCACAATTGGTTGGAAAGAATTTGCACCATACGACGGTATTATTGTTACGGCAGGTGCCCCTGAAGCCCCGCAACCACTTCTTGATCAATTAGCGGATGGAGGTATACTTGTAATTCCCGTAGGGGATAAAGATATTCAATCAATTCAAATCTCTGTCAGACACGGAGAAAAATTACAAACGCGCATGGCTCATGGATTTAAATTTGTTCCACTCATTGGAAAAATCGGATGGAAATAATCTGAGTTGTGAGTTATGAGTTTTGAGTCTTTCCCCTCATTTAATCAAAATTTGAAAAAACAACGGAATGTACTGGTAATTTTAGGTGCGACTGCATCCGGGAAAACACCTGTATCCCTCATCATCGCTAAAAAAATAAATTGCGAAATAATTTCTGCCGATTCCCGTCAGATTTATAAAATGATGGATATCGGAACTGCGAAACCTACTTTGGACGAATTGAAATCTGTCTCACATCATTTCATCGATCGGTTGTTACCCGATCAAAATTTCAACGCGGGTGAATTCGGTAAGCAGGGGCGACTGATTATTGATGAAATATTCAGCAAAGGGAAAATACCTTTAGTGGTAGGCGGGTCAGGATTGTACATCCGCGCATTGATTGATGGTTTTTTTGATGGACCTTCCGCGGATTCTTCTATTAGAGAAGAATTATATCGTCGGCTCGAAGTTGAAGGAGGGGAAATCCTTTTGGAAGAATTAAGACAAATCGATCCAACCTCGGCATCTCGCATGCTTCCAACAAATACTCGAAGGATTGTGCGCGCGTTGGAAGTATTTAAAACAACCGGCATTCCTATATCTGAAATGCACAAATCCAAAATCGATATTAACTTCCATCCGGTATTTGTCGGATTAAATTGGAATCGAAAAAAATTATACGACCGAATAAATAAGCGGGTTGAATTAATGTTCCAATCAGGTCTGATTGATGAAGTGAAACAGTTGAGAGCCAAGGGTTATTCCTCAACATTGAATGCTCTTCAAACTGTAGGATATAAAGAAGTGTTTGATTATTTAGATAATAGAACAGATTACAATCGAATGGTTGAACTTATCAAACAAAATTCCCGTAGATACGCGAAGCGGCAATTGACATGGTTTCGGCACGATGAGCGGATAAAATGGTTTGATGTAAATTGTGAAGACGATTTTGAAAAAATTGGCTTGGAAATAACAAAATATTTTATTAAATCATTTAAAGTTTAATGATAAATGTGGTTTTGCAGAAATGAAAAAACCCGCAGAGTTATCTGCAGGTTTTATGGTCGGGGCGGGCGGATTTGAACCGCCGACCTCTTGGTCCCGAACCAAGCGCTCTAGCCGGGCTGAGCCACGCCCCGTAAATCTTGTATCAAAATAAGAAGATTTCATAAAATAACCAAACAAAATATGAATATACTTATTGCTGAAGATAACCTGTCGCATCAAAAAATCACAGAATACATACTCAAAAAGAATAATG
It contains:
- the bshA gene encoding N-acetyl-alpha-D-glucosaminyl L-malate synthase BshA, which produces MNIGIACYPTYGGSGVVASELGKSLAERGHKIHFISYAMPFRLEGFRENIYYHEVEISSYPLFDFPLYTPALASKIVEVAKFEKLDIIHAHYAIPHAISAYLAKQIINNTNIKIVTTLHGTDITLVGLEPSYLPVMKFSIEQSDAVTAVSRFLKEKTLTSYQIKKPITVIPNFVDGSKYSRITDEHVRKQFAPNDEKILIHISNFRPLKRVGDVIKIFNIVRGKVKSKLLLVGDGPDRSSAEQLARDLGIVEDVKFLGKQVEIIPLLSIADLFLIPSQSESFGLSALEAMACEVPVVASSVGGLPELVIHGTTGFISEIGDVERMAKYAVELLTNETKHKMFAVASRKRALDEFEEQGIVSQYENLYENILTDETNRTQEIAESR
- a CDS encoding metallophosphoesterase; the protein is MRSIAFILFFTLFFAIYGLINYYILIRGYQSLSQNSFFRPYYLILFIIISLSFFIGRILENYWLNPVSRTFVWIGAFWLAAILYFIIGILLLDFIRLLNHFFSIYPTWVRNNYESVKGLLGGGVLVIVLSVLGFGYWNATVIQIKNLHYVIKNKSAGLQQIKIVSMSDIHLGSIIGKSKFDAIVEKINSLNSDIVLLPGDILDEDLAPVIKENVGESLRKIESRYGIFAVTGNHEYIGGVEEACKYLESNNVRVLRDEAVNINNTLYLIGREDRSINRFGKKKRISLNELMKPINKSYPVVLMDHQPFDLQEAAHNGIDLQLSGHTHHGQLWPLNFITEMVYEVSWGEESIGNTLYYVSCGVGTWGPPVRTGNRPEIVQIILDFQNS
- the folP gene encoding dihydropteroate synthase; protein product: MIYNFKNCSFDFSKRTYLMGILNVTPDSFSDGGKFNSIDGAVKHALKMVDEGADIIDVGGESTRPGSAQISVEEELNRILPVVEQLVRLSNVPVSIDTYKSDVAELALKAGALIVNDISGLHYDPKMASVVSKLNGSLIIMHIKGTPRTMQMNPEYINLIAEIKSYLETSINLAVAGGVKQIIIDPGIGFGKTVEHNLNIIKHLKMFSDLGYPIMTGPSRKSFIGKILNVDVDDRLEGTAAAVAACVMNGSNIVRVHDVRAIKRVVSLIDAICKN
- a CDS encoding TIGR00159 family protein — protein: MMELFKIGFLTITIVDVFDILLVSFIFYRLYMVMRGTVAAQIFVGLILILGFSFIAQASNLKAMNWILRTLTDIWVIAFIVLFQPELRRLLILLGRNRIVRSFIKLDVEESIEEIVGASAELARKHHGMLVVIVRSTGIRTFVDTGTPLQARISKALLVSIFNPRSPLHDGAVVVHDRIIEAARVTLPLSQTSTIGDTVLGMRHRAALGISEQADVIVVLVSEETGKISITDNGILIRGLTTQELRHELYTRLSLMPQKSAKSVWKILKSQQ
- a CDS encoding protein-L-isoaspartate(D-aspartate) O-methyltransferase; protein product: MIALIRQRGIEDERLLKAMALVDRRDFVQAALLNRAYDDCALPIGHSQTISQPYTVAFMTEALEVKPGKKILEIGTGSGYQAAILAAMGARVYTIERNMDLLNGARKVFEHLKYNIVSKCGDGTIGWKEFAPYDGIIVTAGAPEAPQPLLDQLADGGILVIPVGDKDIQSIQISVRHGEKLQTRMAHGFKFVPLIGKIGWK
- the miaA gene encoding tRNA (adenosine(37)-N6)-dimethylallyltransferase MiaA, which produces MKKQRNVLVILGATASGKTPVSLIIAKKINCEIISADSRQIYKMMDIGTAKPTLDELKSVSHHFIDRLLPDQNFNAGEFGKQGRLIIDEIFSKGKIPLVVGGSGLYIRALIDGFFDGPSADSSIREELYRRLEVEGGEILLEELRQIDPTSASRMLPTNTRRIVRALEVFKTTGIPISEMHKSKIDINFHPVFVGLNWNRKKLYDRINKRVELMFQSGLIDEVKQLRAKGYSSTLNALQTVGYKEVFDYLDNRTDYNRMVELIKQNSRRYAKRQLTWFRHDERIKWFDVNCEDDFEKIGLEITKYFIKSFKV